From the genome of Lysobacterales bacterium, one region includes:
- a CDS encoding DUF1328 domain-containing protein, translated as MLKAALFFLLVALIAGALGFTGVAGASMGIAKLIFFLFIALAVIAFILLLMGVKALF; from the coding sequence ATGTTGAAAGCTGCCCTGTTCTTCCTGCTCGTCGCCCTGATCGCCGGCGCCCTCGGCTTCACCGGCGTTGCCGGCGCTTCGATGGGCATCGCCAAGCTCATCTTCTTCCTGTTCATCGCCCTGGCCGTGATCGCCTTCATCCTGTTGCTGATGGGCGTCAAGGCATTGTTCTAG
- a CDS encoding S9 family peptidase, giving the protein MRAYLSLLLLAATASVQANGPLHADPRHLQPQDVFQLEWADNPAISPDGRRIVYQRNHFDLMKDRRRSHLWLLDADGGRHRPLTTGQGSDGAPLWSPQGDRIAWTSAREGGSQVWVRWLDSGEQAVLSQLTESPGGLAWSPDGKWLAFTMRVPADTRPLATVPGKPRGAEWAEPARLIDRLGYRADGAGFLQAGYGHVFVLPAEGGTPRQVTRGDFQHRGRPVWSRDGRHLYVVSNYADDWEYQPRESEIYRIDVATGEHRAITDRRGPDGSPALSPDGRRLAYVGYDDDRRGWQVSHLYVLDLDGGTPRRLTAGLDQAVDSPVWDRAGRGIYFSYEKEGQGRIAWIAATGGAITELTDAMDGTAMGRPYGGGSFSVAGDRIAYTHGTALRPAEVAVVERRRAPRVLTALNEDALGHKTLGEVEAFWFKSSADGLDIQAWLVKPPGFDPAKKYPLLLEIHGGPFANYGPRFAPETQLYASAGHLVLYVNPRGSTSYGQAFADHIHHNYPSQDHDDLMSAVDTVLARGYVDADRLYITGGSGGGVLTAWAIGHTDRFRAAVVAKPVINWTSFVLTADGYPFFAGYWFPMLPWEPGGNEHYWRRSPLAYVGNVSTPTLLVTGEEDWRTPISETEQYYQALKLRRVEAAMLRLPGASHGINARPSQMLAQVLNTLAWFERHGGQGGEAVPAEGTR; this is encoded by the coding sequence ATGCGCGCCTACCTGTCCCTGCTCCTGCTGGCCGCCACGGCTTCCGTGCAGGCGAACGGCCCGCTGCACGCCGACCCCCGCCACCTGCAGCCGCAGGACGTGTTCCAGCTCGAATGGGCGGACAACCCGGCGATCTCGCCGGACGGCCGGCGCATCGTCTACCAGCGCAACCACTTCGACCTGATGAAGGACCGCCGGCGCAGCCATCTTTGGCTGCTCGACGCCGACGGCGGCCGGCACCGGCCGCTGACCACCGGCCAGGGCAGCGACGGCGCGCCGTTATGGTCGCCGCAGGGCGACCGGATCGCCTGGACCAGTGCCCGCGAGGGCGGCAGCCAGGTCTGGGTGCGCTGGCTGGACAGCGGCGAGCAGGCGGTGCTCAGCCAGCTCACCGAATCGCCCGGCGGCCTGGCCTGGTCGCCGGACGGCAAGTGGCTGGCCTTCACCATGCGCGTGCCGGCCGATACCCGGCCGCTTGCCACCGTGCCGGGCAAGCCGCGTGGTGCCGAATGGGCCGAGCCGGCGCGCCTCATCGACCGCCTTGGCTATCGCGCCGACGGTGCCGGCTTCCTGCAGGCCGGCTACGGCCACGTGTTCGTGTTGCCCGCCGAGGGCGGCACGCCGCGCCAGGTCACCCGCGGCGACTTCCAGCACCGTGGCCGGCCGGTATGGAGCCGCGACGGCCGGCACCTGTACGTGGTCAGCAACTACGCCGACGACTGGGAATACCAGCCGCGCGAGAGCGAGATCTACCGCATCGACGTCGCCACCGGCGAACACCGGGCGATCACCGACCGGCGCGGTCCGGACGGCAGCCCGGCGCTGTCGCCGGACGGCCGGCGCCTGGCCTACGTGGGCTACGACGACGATCGCCGCGGCTGGCAGGTCAGCCACCTGTACGTGCTCGACCTCGACGGCGGCACGCCGCGGCGCCTGACCGCCGGGCTCGACCAGGCCGTGGATTCGCCGGTCTGGGACCGCGCCGGCCGCGGCATCTACTTCAGCTACGAGAAGGAAGGGCAGGGCCGGATCGCCTGGATCGCCGCCACCGGCGGCGCCATCACCGAACTCACCGACGCCATGGACGGCACCGCCATGGGCCGTCCCTACGGCGGTGGCAGCTTCTCGGTGGCCGGCGACCGCATCGCCTATACGCACGGCACCGCGCTGCGCCCGGCCGAGGTCGCCGTGGTCGAGCGCCGGCGCGCGCCGCGCGTGCTGACCGCGCTCAACGAGGACGCGCTCGGCCACAAGACCCTGGGCGAGGTCGAGGCGTTCTGGTTCAAGTCCTCGGCCGACGGCCTGGACATCCAGGCCTGGCTGGTCAAGCCGCCCGGCTTCGATCCGGCGAAGAAATACCCGCTGCTGCTGGAGATCCACGGCGGCCCGTTCGCCAACTACGGGCCGCGCTTCGCGCCCGAGACCCAGCTCTACGCCAGCGCCGGCCACCTGGTCCTGTACGTCAACCCGCGTGGCAGCACCAGCTACGGCCAGGCCTTCGCCGACCACATCCATCACAACTATCCAAGCCAGGACCACGACGACCTGATGAGCGCGGTCGACACCGTGCTGGCGCGCGGCTATGTCGATGCCGACCGCCTGTACATCACCGGCGGCTCCGGTGGCGGCGTGCTGACCGCCTGGGCGATCGGCCATACCGACCGCTTCCGTGCCGCGGTGGTCGCCAAGCCGGTGATCAACTGGACCAGCTTCGTGCTGACCGCCGACGGCTATCCGTTCTTTGCCGGCTACTGGTTCCCGATGCTGCCCTGGGAACCCGGCGGCAACGAGCACTACTGGCGGCGTTCGCCGCTGGCCTACGTCGGCAACGTCAGCACGCCGACCCTGCTGGTCACCGGCGAGGAGGACTGGCGCACGCCGATTTCCGAGACCGAGCAGTACTACCAGGCGCTCAAGCTGCGTCGGGTCGAGGCCGCGATGCTGCGCCTGCCCGGCGCCTCGCACGGCATCAACGCCCGGCCCAGCCAGATGCTGGCCCAGGTGCTCAACACCCTGGCCTGGTTCGAACGCCATGGCGGGCAGGGCGGAGAGGCGGTGCCAGCAGAAGGAACCCGTTGA
- a CDS encoding pirin family protein: MTPSTAPLRRIGYVMDGRAAEDGGGVKLTRVLDPRTARLTDPFLLFDEFRSDDAADWIAGFPPHPHRGFETVTYMLAGRMRHGDNKGNTGDLGPGSLQWMTAARGIVHEEMPQQEDGLMWGYQLWVNLPASEKMAEPGYQDIAAERIPEVALQGGGRVRVLAGRFGETEGPVGARPTQPVYLDISLPPGEALRWTPPAGHTVLVHGVSGQFALGGEAQAMPARRLAVLTGEGDVLIRADAQAGARALVIAGRPLREPVAHYGPFVMNTDEELRQAVADYQAGLF; this comes from the coding sequence ATGACCCCTTCGACCGCCCCGCTTCGCCGCATCGGCTACGTCATGGACGGCCGCGCCGCCGAGGATGGCGGCGGCGTCAAGCTGACCCGCGTGCTGGATCCGCGCACCGCGCGGCTGACCGATCCCTTCCTGCTGTTCGACGAGTTCCGCTCGGACGACGCGGCCGACTGGATCGCCGGCTTCCCGCCGCATCCGCATCGTGGCTTCGAAACGGTCACCTACATGCTGGCCGGACGCATGCGCCACGGCGACAACAAGGGCAACACCGGCGACCTGGGGCCGGGCAGCCTGCAGTGGATGACCGCGGCGCGCGGCATCGTCCACGAGGAGATGCCGCAGCAGGAGGACGGCCTGATGTGGGGCTACCAGCTCTGGGTCAACCTGCCGGCCAGCGAGAAGATGGCCGAGCCCGGCTACCAGGACATCGCCGCCGAACGCATTCCGGAGGTGGCGCTGCAGGGCGGCGGTCGGGTCAGGGTGCTGGCTGGCCGCTTCGGCGAAACCGAAGGGCCGGTCGGCGCGCGGCCGACGCAGCCGGTGTACCTGGACATCAGCCTTCCCCCGGGCGAGGCGCTGCGCTGGACGCCGCCGGCCGGCCATACGGTGCTGGTGCACGGCGTCAGCGGCCAGTTCGCGCTGGGCGGCGAAGCGCAGGCGATGCCGGCGCGCCGGCTTGCCGTGCTGACCGGAGAGGGCGACGTGCTGATCCGCGCCGATGCCCAGGCCGGGGCCCGTGCGCTGGTCATCGCCGGTCGGCCGCTGCGCGAGCCGGTGGCGCACTACGGCCCGTTCGTGATGAACACCGATGAGGAGCTGCGCCAGGCCGTCGCGGACTACCAGGCCGGCCTGTTCTGA
- a CDS encoding FAD-dependent oxidoreductase yields MADRAADVAPAQADVVIVGAGIVGLACAWHLLAAGREVLLVDAGAAAGGASHGNCGTITPSHAPPLAEPGLPWQVLRWMTRADAPFYLRPRWDPALWRWLLMALRRCNRDDFERTAQIRGALLLESRDRLAGLIDAAAIDCGYERRGTLCVMRTRAAFDSMAGHARLLERLGMPIEPLHGPALHALEPALNEDVRHGWLQPQDGHLRPDRLAAGLLAAVRARGAQVLEHLAVDEFLLEQGRIAGVVHAGGRTRAQAVVLAAGAWSPLLARRLGLRVPVQPGKGYSLTYDRPVRAPNIPLVLEERSVCVTAWADGYRLGSTMEFSGYDDRLNRLRLDALRRAAAEYLREPEGPHLREEWYGWRPMTPDDLPLVGPVRRHPGLWLATGHGMLGVSLAAVTGAIVADQVQGRVPAVHAAALSPERFG; encoded by the coding sequence ATGGCTGATCGCGCCGCCGACGTCGCGCCCGCACAGGCCGACGTCGTCATCGTCGGCGCCGGCATCGTCGGCCTGGCCTGCGCCTGGCACCTGCTGGCCGCCGGGCGCGAAGTGCTGCTGGTCGATGCCGGGGCAGCGGCGGGCGGTGCCTCGCACGGCAACTGCGGCACCATCACGCCCTCGCATGCGCCGCCGCTGGCCGAGCCCGGCCTGCCCTGGCAGGTGCTGCGCTGGATGACCCGTGCCGATGCGCCGTTCTACCTGCGGCCGCGCTGGGACCCCGCCCTGTGGCGCTGGCTGCTGATGGCGCTGCGCCGCTGCAACCGCGACGACTTCGAGCGCACCGCGCAGATCCGCGGCGCCCTGCTGCTGGAATCGCGCGACCGCCTGGCCGGGCTGATCGATGCGGCAGCCATCGACTGCGGCTATGAGCGGCGCGGCACCCTGTGCGTGATGCGCACGCGCGCCGCGTTCGACTCGATGGCCGGCCATGCGCGCCTGCTGGAGCGTCTGGGCATGCCGATCGAGCCGCTCCACGGGCCGGCGCTGCACGCGCTGGAACCGGCATTGAACGAGGACGTCCGGCATGGCTGGCTGCAGCCGCAGGACGGCCACCTGCGACCGGATCGCCTGGCTGCCGGCCTGCTGGCGGCGGTGCGTGCGCGCGGCGCGCAGGTGCTCGAGCACCTCGCGGTCGATGAATTCCTGCTCGAGCAGGGCCGTATCGCCGGCGTCGTCCACGCCGGCGGCCGAACCCGCGCGCAGGCGGTGGTGCTGGCCGCCGGCGCCTGGTCGCCGCTGCTGGCGCGACGGCTCGGCCTGCGCGTTCCCGTGCAGCCCGGCAAGGGCTATTCGCTCACCTACGATCGCCCTGTGCGCGCGCCGAACATCCCCCTGGTGCTCGAGGAGCGCAGCGTCTGCGTGACCGCCTGGGCGGACGGCTACCGGCTGGGCAGCACCATGGAGTTCTCCGGTTACGACGACCGCCTCAACCGGCTGCGCCTGGACGCCCTGCGCCGGGCAGCCGCCGAGTACCTGCGCGAACCCGAAGGTCCGCATCTGCGCGAGGAATGGTACGGCTGGCGGCCGATGACGCCCGACGACCTGCCGCTGGTCGGTCCGGTGCGACGACATCCGGGGCTGTGGCTGGCCACCGGTCATGGCATGCTGGGCGTCAGCCTGGCGGCGGTCACCGGCGCCATCGTCGCCGACCAGGTCCAGGGGCGCGTGCCGGCCGTCCATGCCGCCGCGCTGTCGCCGGAACGCTTCGGCTGA
- a CDS encoding tryptophan-rich sensory protein — protein MAKSLNPWVALAISLALVAAAAVFGSQFAPGAWYAGLAKPSWTPPNWLFGPAWTTLYLLMALAAWKVWIAVRRVDAALVLYLVQLVLNALWSWLFFGLRRPDLALAEIVVLWLLILATIVLFWRRDRLAGLLMLPYLAWVGFATALNLAIWRLNG, from the coding sequence ATGGCAAAGTCCCTCAACCCCTGGGTGGCGCTGGCGATCTCGCTGGCGCTGGTCGCCGCGGCGGCGGTGTTCGGCAGCCAGTTCGCGCCCGGCGCCTGGTATGCCGGCCTCGCAAAGCCGTCCTGGACGCCGCCGAACTGGCTGTTCGGACCGGCCTGGACCACGCTCTACCTGTTGATGGCGCTGGCCGCCTGGAAGGTCTGGATCGCGGTGCGCCGCGTCGACGCCGCGCTCGTGCTGTACCTCGTGCAGCTGGTGCTCAATGCCTTGTGGTCGTGGCTGTTCTTCGGCCTGCGCCGGCCCGACCTGGCGCTGGCGGAGATCGTCGTGCTGTGGCTGCTGATCCTGGCCACCATCGTGCTGTTCTGGCGGCGCGATCGCCTGGCCGGCCTGCTGATGCTGCCCTACCTGGCCTGGGTCGGCTTCGCCACCGCGCTCAACCTGGCGATCTGGCGACTCAATGGCTGA
- a CDS encoding DUF2061 domain-containing protein codes for MRKTLSFAVVHFLVAFTVGWLLTGSLVLGGALALIEPLANTLAFHFHEKAWQRWGGQKAL; via the coding sequence ATGCGCAAGACCCTGTCATTCGCTGTCGTGCACTTCCTGGTGGCCTTCACGGTGGGCTGGCTGCTGACCGGGAGTCTGGTTCTCGGAGGGGCACTGGCGCTGATCGAGCCGCTGGCCAACACCCTGGCGTTCCATTTCCACGAAAAGGCCTGGCAGCGCTGGGGCGGGCAGAAAGCACTGTGA
- the tsaE gene encoding tRNA (adenosine(37)-N6)-threonylcarbamoyltransferase complex ATPase subunit type 1 TsaE, with product MSLALPDAGATRALGARLAPLLAGGGLVTLRGDLGAGKTSLARAVLQSLGHPGAVRSPTYALAEPYTIGELQAWHLDLYRIADPGELEFLGLREWLRPGVLVLVEWPERAAGWLPPADLDVVLEHDGEGRRVRLSGPLAATLSSTPV from the coding sequence GTGTCGCTGGCGCTGCCCGATGCCGGGGCGACCCGGGCGCTGGGCGCGCGGCTGGCACCGCTGCTGGCCGGCGGCGGCCTGGTCACCCTGCGCGGCGACCTCGGTGCCGGCAAGACCAGCCTGGCGCGTGCCGTGCTCCAGTCGCTTGGTCACCCGGGCGCGGTTCGCAGCCCCACCTATGCGCTGGCCGAGCCCTACACGATCGGCGAACTGCAGGCCTGGCATCTGGATCTGTACCGGATCGCCGATCCCGGGGAACTGGAATTCCTGGGCCTGCGCGAGTGGCTGCGCCCGGGCGTACTGGTCCTGGTCGAGTGGCCCGAACGCGCCGCCGGCTGGTTGCCGCCGGCCGATCTCGACGTGGTGCTCGAGCACGACGGCGAGGGCCGCCGGGTTCGACTCTCCGGGCCGCTGGCTGCGACGCTTTCGTCGACGCCGGTCTGA
- a CDS encoding NAD(P)H-hydrate dehydratase: protein MTRALYDVAQVRAFEAILATRHGIDARTLMERAGAAAARVLRVHWPQARRVLVAAGPGNNGGDGYVLARLLRAAGTEVTVLAPRPPGGALARAAAISLVEAGGTILDWAPGQPVPEADLVVDALFGVGLTRAPEGPLAALIEVLAERPGPVFALDLPSGLNGDTGAVAGAVLPATRTLALLADKPGLHTGRGLVLAGVVQVDDLDCSGLHAGDTACRLLEAGDLAQLVPSRRRDAHKGDCGHLLVVGGDTGMSGAVRLAGLGALRAGAGRVTIATRAEHLPVVGADRPELMVHAVESVAALRALLERCDGVVAGPGMGQGPWARTLLPVLLACGRPLLLDADALNLVADRGLAVPPGSVLTPHPGEAARLLAVGVSRIQADRPGAARALANRHESVVVLKGAGTVIDDGSSRHLCSAGNPGMATAGAGDVLAGVIGALQGQGLTANDAACAGVLAHALAGDRAALAGQRGLLAADIAHALPAVLPA from the coding sequence ATGACCCGAGCCCTCTACGACGTCGCCCAGGTGCGTGCCTTCGAGGCGATCCTCGCCACCCGGCACGGCATCGACGCCAGGACCTTGATGGAAAGGGCCGGGGCCGCCGCGGCGCGCGTGCTGCGCGTGCATTGGCCGCAGGCGCGCCGGGTGCTCGTGGCGGCCGGGCCGGGCAACAACGGCGGCGACGGCTACGTGCTGGCCCGCCTGCTGCGCGCGGCCGGCACCGAGGTGACCGTGCTGGCGCCGCGCCCGCCGGGCGGCGCACTGGCCAGAGCGGCCGCCATCAGCCTGGTCGAGGCCGGCGGCACGATCCTGGACTGGGCGCCGGGACAACCGGTGCCGGAGGCCGATCTGGTGGTCGATGCGCTGTTCGGCGTCGGCCTGACGCGGGCGCCGGAAGGTCCGCTGGCCGCGCTGATCGAGGTGCTGGCCGAGCGCCCTGGACCGGTGTTCGCCCTGGACCTGCCCAGCGGCCTGAACGGCGATACCGGGGCGGTTGCCGGGGCCGTGCTGCCGGCCACCCGTACCCTGGCCCTGCTGGCCGACAAGCCTGGGCTGCACACCGGTCGCGGCCTGGTGCTGGCCGGTGTCGTCCAGGTCGACGACCTGGACTGTTCTGGCCTGCATGCCGGCGACACCGCCTGCCGCCTGCTGGAAGCCGGCGACCTGGCCCAGCTGGTGCCCTCCCGGCGCCGCGACGCCCACAAGGGCGATTGCGGCCACCTGCTGGTGGTCGGCGGCGACACCGGGATGTCCGGCGCGGTGCGCCTGGCCGGGCTCGGCGCGCTGCGTGCCGGTGCCGGCCGGGTCACCATCGCCACCCGCGCCGAGCATCTGCCGGTGGTTGGCGCGGATCGCCCTGAACTGATGGTGCATGCGGTGGAGTCGGTGGCGGCCCTGCGCGCCCTGCTGGAGCGCTGCGATGGCGTGGTGGCCGGACCCGGCATGGGCCAGGGCCCGTGGGCACGCACCCTGCTGCCGGTGCTGCTGGCCTGCGGACGGCCGCTGCTGCTCGATGCCGACGCCCTGAACCTGGTCGCCGACCGCGGCCTGGCCGTGCCGCCCGGCAGCGTGCTGACGCCGCACCCGGGCGAGGCCGCACGCCTGCTGGCGGTCGGCGTGTCGCGCATCCAGGCCGATCGCCCCGGCGCTGCGCGGGCACTGGCCAACCGGCACGAATCGGTGGTGGTGCTCAAGGGCGCCGGCACCGTGATCGATGACGGCAGTTCGCGCCACCTGTGCAGCGCCGGCAACCCAGGCATGGCCACGGCCGGCGCCGGCGACGTCCTGGCCGGCGTCATCGGCGCCTTGCAGGGCCAGGGCCTGACGGCCAACGACGCGGCCTGCGCGGGCGTCCTGGCGCACGCCCTGGCCGGCGACCGCGCCGCCCTGGCCGGCCAGCGCGGCCTGCTCGCCGCCGACATCGCGCACGCCCTGCCAGCGGTGCTTCCGGCTTGA
- a CDS encoding peptidylprolyl isomerase has translation MQVENNRVVRFHYTLTAADGQLIESSKGGTPMAALWGVGGLIPGVERALAGRSAGDSVEAQVAPEDGYGVRQPDLVQRVPKKYFRDAARLKPGMVVELGTKQGPRAVTVLKVGMSVVDVDGNHPLAGQTLNFALEIVDVREATPEEIAHGHVHGEGGVHH, from the coding sequence ATGCAGGTCGAGAACAATCGCGTCGTCCGCTTCCACTACACGCTCACCGCCGCCGACGGCCAGCTCATCGAGAGCTCGAAGGGCGGCACCCCGATGGCCGCCCTGTGGGGCGTCGGCGGCCTGATCCCCGGCGTCGAGCGGGCGCTGGCCGGCCGCAGCGCGGGCGATTCCGTCGAGGCGCAGGTCGCGCCCGAGGACGGCTACGGCGTGCGCCAGCCCGACCTGGTGCAGCGGGTCCCCAAGAAGTATTTCCGCGATGCCGCGCGCCTGAAGCCCGGCATGGTCGTCGAACTTGGCACGAAGCAGGGGCCGCGCGCGGTCACCGTGCTCAAGGTCGGCATGTCGGTGGTCGACGTCGACGGCAACCATCCGCTCGCCGGCCAGACGCTGAACTTCGCCCTCGAGATCGTCGATGTCCGCGAGGCCACGCCCGAGGAGATCGCGCACGGCCACGTGCACGGCGAGGGCGGCGTGCACCACTGA
- a CDS encoding LysR family transcriptional regulator yields the protein MRVSLDHWRTLIAVVDAGGHAQAATRLHRSQSAVTHAIGQMQRLLGVELFRTEGRRARLTPAGDALLRRARRIVAEADAAQALAGDLARGWEPEVRLAVDAAFPADWLVQALARFAGSCQGTRLVLEEVVLSGADEALVEARADLAIATVVPPGFVGERLLAVEFVAVVGAGHPLAERDALGLEHLRAERQVVIADSGRRLRRDAGWLGADQRFTVSQPGTAARLVHAGLGFAWLPRALVAGDLAAGRLTEIPLAQGRTREVPLHLVLARGEDTGPAAQALAEQFRQVVADAAARSLALP from the coding sequence ATGCGAGTGAGCCTGGATCACTGGCGCACCCTGATCGCCGTGGTGGATGCCGGGGGCCACGCCCAGGCCGCGACCCGACTGCATCGCAGCCAGTCCGCGGTGACCCATGCGATCGGCCAGATGCAGCGCCTGCTGGGCGTCGAGCTGTTCCGCACGGAGGGCCGTCGCGCCCGGCTGACCCCGGCTGGCGATGCCCTGCTGCGTCGCGCCCGGCGGATCGTCGCCGAGGCCGACGCCGCCCAGGCGCTGGCTGGCGATCTCGCCCGCGGCTGGGAGCCGGAGGTGCGGCTGGCGGTCGACGCGGCCTTTCCGGCCGACTGGCTGGTGCAGGCGCTGGCGCGCTTCGCAGGGAGCTGCCAGGGCACCCGCCTGGTGCTCGAGGAGGTGGTCCTGTCCGGCGCCGACGAGGCCCTGGTCGAGGCCCGCGCCGACCTGGCGATCGCCACCGTGGTGCCGCCCGGCTTCGTCGGCGAGCGTCTGCTCGCGGTCGAGTTCGTCGCCGTGGTCGGTGCCGGGCACCCGTTGGCGGAACGGGATGCCCTGGGCCTGGAGCACCTCCGCGCCGAGCGCCAGGTGGTGATCGCCGACTCCGGCCGCCGGCTGCGCCGGGATGCCGGCTGGCTGGGCGCCGACCAGCGCTTCACGGTGTCGCAGCCGGGCACGGCGGCGCGTCTGGTGCACGCCGGGCTGGGCTTCGCCTGGTTGCCGCGCGCGCTGGTCGCCGGCGACCTGGCCGCTGGCCGCCTGACCGAGATCCCGCTCGCGCAGGGACGCACCCGGGAGGTGCCGTTGCATCTGGTCCTGGCGCGCGGCGAGGACACCGGGCCAGCCGCGCAGGCGCTGGCCGAACAGTTCCGGCAGGTGGTGGCCGACGCCGCCGCGCGGTCGCTGGCGCTACCATGA
- a CDS encoding C40 family peptidase, which translates to MTAARILALLMLALLAACGRAPVRDAPGMPVGLARGDAERLAQSVTIGALGLVGTPYRYGGNTPAGGFDCSGLIGHVYREGAGLALPRTVAGLAESAGPEVPARRMRSGDLVFFSTSRRRPDHAGIYVGEGRFVHAPSSGGTVRLDRLDAPYWRDRLQLVRRPLGR; encoded by the coding sequence ATGACCGCCGCCCGGATCCTGGCACTGCTGATGCTCGCCCTGCTCGCCGCCTGCGGCCGCGCGCCGGTGCGCGACGCCCCCGGAATGCCGGTGGGCCTTGCCCGAGGCGATGCCGAGCGCCTGGCCCAGAGCGTCACCATCGGCGCCCTGGGCCTGGTCGGGACGCCTTACCGTTACGGCGGCAACACGCCAGCCGGGGGTTTCGATTGCAGTGGACTGATCGGCCATGTCTACCGGGAGGGTGCCGGCCTGGCGCTGCCGCGGACGGTGGCCGGTCTGGCCGAGTCGGCGGGACCTGAAGTCCCTGCCCGACGGATGCGCAGCGGCGACCTGGTGTTCTTCTCGACCTCCCGACGGCGGCCCGACCATGCCGGCATCTACGTGGGCGAGGGCCGCTTCGTGCATGCGCCGAGCAGCGGCGGCACGGTGCGTCTGGACCGCCTGGATGCCCCCTACTGGCGCGATCGCCTGCAACTGGTCCGGCGGCCGCTGGGACGCTAG
- a CDS encoding sigma-54-dependent Fis family transcriptional regulator — protein sequence MSQAKSSAAGQRTRILLVDDDRNVLRGFRMTLEDAGYRVATATDPAAAERKLAEGVFDLCFLDQNIGTESGLDLLPRLRQQAPWMRVVMVTGEDAVPLVVKAMQLGASDYLIKPCPAELLLGSAARQAEASALARRVAALEQSGAGGAGEIEPASVAPAMQRVLELARQVADTDASVLILGESGTGKGVLARAIHGWSRRSDEAFVTINCPGLSGELIASELFGHVRGAFTGASENKLGRVDQADGGTLFFDEIGDFPLALQPRLLRFIQDREFERVGDPVTRKADVRMLAATNRDLKAMVAEGSFREDLLYRLNVITVELPPLREHAEDVEPLAQRFLARFAAEYRRPARGFSQAATRALRAYPWPGNIRELQNVIERASILARGEEVEVGDLGLAEAAGGGAGDAVRPRAGDQVTLEQLEQAHIEAVLGTSESLEAASRTLGIDSSTLYRKRKRWGL from the coding sequence ATGAGTCAGGCGAAATCGAGCGCGGCGGGACAGCGCACCCGGATCCTGCTGGTCGACGATGACCGCAACGTGCTGCGCGGATTCCGCATGACGCTGGAGGACGCCGGCTACCGGGTCGCCACCGCGACCGATCCGGCGGCGGCCGAGCGCAAGCTGGCCGAGGGCGTGTTCGACCTGTGCTTCCTGGACCAGAACATCGGCACCGAGAGCGGCCTGGACCTGCTGCCGCGTCTGCGCCAGCAGGCACCCTGGATGCGCGTGGTCATGGTCACCGGCGAGGACGCCGTGCCCCTGGTGGTCAAGGCCATGCAACTGGGCGCCAGCGACTACCTGATCAAGCCCTGTCCGGCCGAGCTGCTGCTCGGCAGCGCCGCCCGCCAGGCCGAAGCCAGTGCCCTGGCGCGCCGGGTCGCCGCCCTGGAGCAGTCGGGTGCAGGCGGCGCCGGAGAGATCGAGCCGGCCAGTGTTGCGCCGGCCATGCAGCGCGTGCTGGAGCTGGCCCGCCAGGTCGCCGACACCGACGCCTCGGTGCTGATCCTGGGCGAGAGCGGCACCGGCAAGGGCGTGCTGGCGCGTGCCATCCATGGCTGGAGCCGGCGCAGCGACGAGGCCTTCGTGACCATCAACTGCCCCGGCCTGTCCGGCGAGCTGATCGCCAGCGAGCTGTTCGGCCACGTCCGCGGCGCCTTCACCGGCGCCAGCGAGAACAAGCTGGGCCGGGTCGACCAGGCCGACGGCGGCACCTTGTTCTTCGACGAGATCGGCGACTTTCCACTGGCCCTGCAACCCCGCCTGCTGCGCTTCATCCAGGACCGCGAGTTCGAGCGGGTCGGCGATCCGGTCACCCGCAAGGCCGATGTCCGGATGCTGGCGGCCACCAATCGCGACCTCAAGGCGATGGTCGCCGAGGGCAGCTTCCGCGAGGACCTGCTCTACCGGCTCAACGTGATCACCGTCGAGCTGCCGCCGCTGCGCGAGCATGCCGAGGATGTCGAGCCGCTGGCGCAGCGCTTCCTGGCGCGTTTCGCCGCTGAATACCGCAGGCCGGCCCGCGGCTTCTCGCAGGCGGCCACGCGCGCGCTGCGCGCCTATCCCTGGCCGGGCAACATCCGGGAGCTGCAGAACGTCATCGAGCGCGCCTCGATCCTGGCGCGTGGCGAGGAGGTCGAGGTCGGCGACCTGGGCCTGGCCGAAGCCGCGGGCGGCGGCGCCGGCGATGCGGTCCGGCCGCGCGCGGGCGATCAGGTGACCCTGGAGCAGCTCGAGCAGGCGCACATCGAGGCGGTGCTGGGGACCAGCGAGTCGCTGGAGGCCGCTTCGCGCACCCTGGGCATCGACAGCTCCACGCTGTACCGCAAGCGCAAGCGCTGGGGCCTGTAA